One Anguilla rostrata isolate EN2019 chromosome 15, ASM1855537v3, whole genome shotgun sequence genomic window, gtttcaGGTTCTATGGATTACATTGACAAGTTCTCAACAACTGCAAGTGATTAGGCCTACATTAGCTTTGTTTAATTGTTATATTGGTGATACACAGTTTGGACACACATATCATATACATGCCTCCGACACACACtccgctctctgtctctcaggccccctctgtctcctccaGCTGTGCCATAgccattacattgcaggcattttagcagatgctcttatccagagtgacttacatgaCTAACCCTGCTCTCTGTGCCCCAAGCTTTGCCTCTCTAACCTCAGCTAAGCCACTACCCTGCCCTCTGTCTCCTAGGCCCTGCTTCTCTGCCTCAGCTGTGTCGGCTCAGCATACGTGACTCCCTGGGACGAAGGCGACTCCATGCGGTGTCCAGGCTCCCCCTGCCCAGACAGCTGAGTGATTACCTGCTCTATAgatgacccctcccccctcccggtgccccccctctccatctATTGCTGCTTCTCAAAAGCACAGTCACttctctgtcttttcttttgaggggcaaaaacattttggcacattgttgtcattttgtatttgaaattgtacagattaaaattttattcacttgttttctgttgtttgatCATCATTAAAAAGGAAATTCAGATTAGTTGTGACTGTGTGAAATCTCATTGCGTGTTGAGCAGATGCTTGTTCCTCTATTTCAATCTCTTCATTATAGCaaagatttaaaatttttataggTCTCATTCTTGAACAGCACAACATATGCCTATATGAACCATCAGTACCAAAAATTCTAATGAATAATGGCTAATAACCTGGTCCCTCAGCTACAAAATATAAGCTTGGTTGAAAAAGGTACATTTGAACATGTTAATTTCATAGGATGCAACAAGACCTACAAAAAACTGGTGAAGGGAAGACAAATTCCACGTTCTGGACTGACCATTGTAGTTCACAAGTAGGTACCCAGAAATTTGAAGGTGTAGAAATATTTTCAGCGGGTGGTCAGAATCCCTGAGTAGCACCTGATCCTCATTAAAGAGCCCGTCAATCAATATGCAATATCaaatcaaagttttttttaatgcatttcacaaTGGATTTGTCACAAAACAATTCAGTTTCCCCTGGTCTAAACCCCCCCATTGAGCAAGCCagaggcaacagtggcaaggaaaactccctgCAAGACatgcaggaagaaaccttggaaggaaccagactCAGTAGGGGAGGCCCATTCTCCTCAGGCCAGCACAGGGTGTGGGTTCAGAGTGTGGGTTTAGGCTGCGCTGTATGAAGCATCCGTAGGTGGCGGTCCACGGCTGGGGTGGCAGGCTACAGCGGTGGATGTATGGgggacagacagcaggctgTCTTGGTGTGACTTGGAAAAGTGCAGTTTTCCCATTGGTGGGAgtaggaaagaaagaaaagagcatTAGGAATTATGGGCAGAAAACAAGATTCAGAGAGTAAAGTGGGAAACATAAACCCCCATCAGGAGTTTCTCATAGCAGCATAACTACGATGACCGGGAGAGTGAATCCACCCAGGCAAGGCAAGAAACCTACCCACCCCCCAAGAGCCTGCCTGTGAAACGGGTCACAACTGTTGAGAGATGACAGTAGGTTAGTCTGTCGCCGCATAATACACTGTGCCTCCAGCTCTGTATCTAGAGTAGGACTGATAATAAGCTTCACTTTAAAGGTGCATTTCAAATCTGGACTTAGATATTGAGACTTCCAACAGAGTAGGAGTATTCTGTCAGAAAAGGCTTTACCACCTGTCACATTCTTGATAATTCCCTGTGACTGCTAGATAACCAGCATCTTGAGAACAATGCAATCTTTCAGGCTTGTAAGGCTGAAACATATCTGATAAATATGCTGATGCTAGTCCATTTAAGGCTTTAAAAGCATAAACTTAAAATCAGACCTATACTTAATTGGTAGCCATTGCAGTAATGCTAACACTGGGGTAATATGTTTGTGCTTATTTGTTCCAGTCAAAGTATGAGCCACTGCACTTTGAACTAGGTGAAAACTAATTAGACTGGCTGGATAGCAGGGCATTGCAGTAGTCTAGGCTACACATGAAAAAAGCATGCATCAATTTGTCAATGTACTGTAATAAGAAGTACCTGCAATCACATGCAAAGCCCTTTTCCAGCTGATTGATTTTCTTATTGATCTTCTGGACACCCTACTGTCACTTTTAAGCTGTATAAAACTTTGAATGACCTTAGGATACTGATTAAATTGTTCACAACTTTATGGTAATATTAGCCTGATCAAGTtgcttacagcactatgagcctgatcAAGTTGCTTATAACCTAATGGAACTGATTTGCTAACAAATCTTAAGGTAATTTGAGTCTGACAAAATTACTCATGAACTCACAGTACTGATAAAATTTTTCACAAACTTATGGTGCTATCAGACTGGCAAGAAGATGCAAATCTGATGGGTCGTCTTTTTGCTGACTAACCACTCAGTTACTTCTCCAGACAAAACTTTTGTAGGCAAGACTCCAATTGTAGGCAGCAATTCAAACATAATTCTGGCAAACCAGCTAGAAGCACAAGATGTAGATCTAGACCTCAGAAGTGATGTTGATCAATgtgtattgtccctgtcaaataaataaataaataaataaataaataaaacttctcTTCCCAATGAAATCATCGGCGATCAACACTAAACTCCCACTGACCTTTGCTATGGCAGATGATGCCCACATGCTTTGCCTCAGGAGGGAGCTGAAGCTTAactccccccccagccagctCCTCCACACCCCAGGCAAATGCTCATTAGACCACAGAACAGAGAACACAAAAGGGGCAGATGGCACAAGGAAACCCAAATGAAGCCCACAAACTATGTCATAGTCCTGCAAAATGTTCACTGAAGCGTTGGTTAAAAAAGAAGTGTAGAGAATACAACACTACAGTGCCAACGTTATTGCTGCCATTATTTGAATGCTTGGAGTATAACTGTGCTTTTGGATATATGAAAAACACCTGACTGGCACTTCCAAAACCAAACCTGATTTTCCTAAGAGTTCTCCAGGCCATGTACAAGCCAAGCCCAAACATGCTTACCTTCAGGCGCCAAGCAGAAGGTAGCTAGTAAGCCAGTATGACGGGTAGCAAATAATAGGCCAGGCTGAGTCACATTTAACATAGTGATAATGTGCTGGATCATGATCCAATAAGACTATGTAGTGCTGAAACAGTACCCATGTAGAGTCGAAGCAGCAAAAAGAAAGTAAATGGCTCACAGTTTGTTGCTACATGTTTATGAATCAAGGCGACTCCAATGCTGCATTACAGGAGAAAAGACGACTCTTTAATTGGAGAGGGGGCGCAGGTTGGTGCTGTGGGGAGGTCTTAGTGGGCACTTCCCTGTTTGGTCCAGGATCTGTTGGCGGAGCCACTTGATCTCAGCCCGCTGCAGCCGAATGATCCTCTGAGCCTCCTCCTCAGGGGAGAGCGTGGTCGCTGGAACGCTTGGCGCACATGCGGAAGAACTAGACTCTGGCGCTAGGAAGAGAACAGCTTGTTTCAGCCATGCAAATTCCTTTCCTCTGCACCACAGCGGATGTGCGGAAAGCATTTCGCTATAAATGCTGTACATCCAGGGTTCCGCTTAGTAATGATTGCGACGAGCTTCAACCCTTCACTTTAAAGCACACAGATCATGACAAACATATAAAGGCAATCTATTCTTAACTGATGCATGACCACTCAATAATTTCTTATTATGCACATAATTGTGCACCTTAATTTCCCCTGAAGCACTACAAAGCctcacattttaattcttaCATTTTGTCAATGACCAGGGTATTCATGCAATTGAAATTAtccatttgtattattaaaTAAGGAAATACGAAGGAATACGTTACTCTGTACTTTCGATACTTATCAGTACTTACAGTATAGTGTATAGTGATTCTCTCTCCGTTTATTCAAGCAGCAGTCAGTGTGGGAATGTTGTTACCACTTAATATTTACCCAAATATAAGAAGGTTTAATTATATAATGAAAGGGCTAACATGCTTCTATATATATCGCTGGCCTGGGCCTATCCTCAACTCCGACTGTCCTTgagcaaaaagcaaaacaggaCTATGCAGCTGGACGGTGGGataaaaaaagtcataataaGGTGGGTGTCCTTGGTACTGAGACACGCAGTTACAGCCTCTCTGGGAGTGTAAAAAGGATAGTTGTAAATAATGCCTGTTTAGTACAATGCTGACTTTGGTGGCAGGCATACTCCTTCTgcagaaataatataattataataattattattgaaacgttatgtttatgtttgaaACGTTTTCCTGACTGGGTTATCTATCATAAGACAAGggtgaatttttttcttcaacccAACAACAGTAAGGTGGTGAGTGCAACAGGAATAAATACCAGTACCAAAGGAATTGTATGACTTTGTCCTCCTGTATACTGACAACTGGTTCTCATAATCATGGACTGTTTCTTGAGAGACCTTCAGCTCCCTTCTTAAATCATTAAGCTCTTTGATCAAGGTGGAATCATCCTGCACGAAGGAAACATGAAAGCACAACATTAAGTACCACGACTCATGTCATAATCATGTTAGAAATCTGTCAATTGCTTTAATAACTCCCAAATGATGTCAGACACTTGTACTCAgcatatttcatataataaaggAATGTACAAGGTGTCCTTGTCTCAGGGTTATAGCTCCTGGTTGATTTGCCAATTAACCACATGGCTGATTTTATCATCTGTATTCTAAAAGCATTATTTAAATCGCAGTACATCTCGAAAACACTTTCAGAAAATTTTGTAAGACCAATGAAGGCAAATATCAAAGATAGcaggggtgtgaataattttcaCATAGATGAGAATCCAGAGTGAAAGCCTCCCGTTGGTTGATTGCATTCAGTGCATTAACCTGGTTCTAgtagtctctgtctctcatacCTGCATCCATTTGAATTTGTCAGTGCAGTGGGACTCCATCTCCTTTGCCAGTTTCCTCCGGAGGGACATCACCACTTTCCTGCCAACTTCATCCCGTTCACGCCCATCTTTCAGCTTGCCAAGGTCTTGGCGTAGGACGTCCTCCTGTAAAACAATCAGTCTCTCACCCTTCACTGGTCTGTAATGAAAACTCTCAtacatccattttcatttgtaaggTTAATGCATGGATCAAGTTCACCAGGTCATGCAGAAGTAGAGACCCTTGAAGTGTTCTAGACTGGGCTTGACACAGTTGCTGATGATGCTGGTGCTCTCTAGacaacatataaataaacagccctgcctttgtaaataaatacaattttggaGTTAACAATACTGTGAAACCTCGACTCAACCTGACTGCCTGAACCTCAACACGGAAGGATCCAAACTCTTCTctcattgatataaatgtatCTTAACATGTTCATATTCTCCAGTGCATCATGTGGACAATATATTCATGTTTGCTAAGAAATGAGTTTAAGTAGTTTCTTAAACTCACTTACAGCTACAAGGGCACATATTACTCACATCAGACTGCTCTATGTAACGACCCTGCAGCTCAAGTACACTTTCTTTCAGCTTCTTGGGGTCCTGTATGAAGTCCACACAGCTAAGAAGGTCAGCCTTGAATCTTTTCACCACGGTACTCATATCGCATGCCTGCAAAGGGAATGAGGGGAAAGGATGAGGGGACCAGTAGAATACACGTCAAACCACGCACTGGTTTATCAGAGTAAAATACAGGGATTATCCCCTTGTAGTAGGCCCCCTTAGTAGTTGTATTAGGTCCATGGTTAGTGTGATATATGGGGATTATCCTCTTTCAGTGggtctctgtgtcagtgtgataTACAGGGATTCTCCCATATTGGTGACCCCATGGCCAGAGTAATAAACAGGAATTGCTTTATGCCCCTGATGAGTGTGATACATAGCAATGATCCACGTATAGCAGTCCCCCTGGTCTGGTACACACCTTCTCCATTGCTTGCCGCATATCCTTATCTGTGGCATTCAGCTTCAGTTTGAGCTCTGCGATGTTTATCTCCAACTGGGAACTCTGcttgctgaacacagccagttCCCCCTCCATCTacaaatcaaatgcattcaATTATCTGAGGCTTGTAAAAGGATGCGTTTTTCCATAAGCAGCCAAACGGCAACGAGGGGAATTTTGTGTTTCAGCATCAACTCTTCGCTTTAAGCACAGACGAGGTCTTGGTCTTTACCTGCTGGATCTGTTCCTTCATCTCTTTGATTATTTTCTCTTTGGGCTCAATCTGTGTTGTCAGTTCTTTGACCCGGTGGTCCAgaatgtatttcagtttttccaggtcaatgttcctcttcctcatttcagaaatgtgaaTTTCCTGCAGTGAGAAATGGTCTTTATATTCCTGGACATGCAGTGCCAAAGAGGGGTGTTTTACTGCGCAAATCTTTTCAGATATTTGATCATATTCCATTGGATTCTTTTTGAAGACAAAATTGGATATTCCTCCCCTGTGCTCTGAACATAAACTCACCTTTTCctcaatgttttcatttctccaAACGATTTCTTTTTCCAGACCCAAGATATCTTTCTCCAGATTGCTGATCACATTCAAGCGCTTCTTCACTTCTGCCTTAAGTCTCTCAATCTCCTTGTTTTTGTCACTAATCTCTTTCTGCAGGCAATTGAACTACAGGGACAAAATTCATTCCAAGTTTATACGGAGAAGTACTGAGAAATaacatttaccaaaaaaaaaaaaaaaaaaaaaactttagttaTTTAAAGAAACAGCTCTGTGTCAGTTGGCCATACTTGTAAATACCAGCCAGGCATCTTCATTTGCTTCATAAACACCAATAATCTCATAAATACTGTGAACCAGTATCCACATACGTACATACTGACTTCTTTAAGCTTCCATATCCTTCCTTATTCTTTCCTTAACCACTCAAAGCAAAGGGAGGATTTCCAGGGGAATGGATCGGTGTACCTTTTTCCTCATGATGCCAGCTTCGTCCTTGTACTGGGTGCTtatttccctctcctcttttaACCTTGTCTCGTACTTGCAGCGTATGTCCAGGATCTCTTTGTCGGCGTCCTGCTCTATCATCTTTATCATAAGCTCATACTCCATCCTCTGCTGCTGTGAGTTGTGTTTGCACTGTGGTAGAGGACAGGAGAATGAGATAAACTCATTTAAATTGAAGGATGGTTAAGGAAGGAATGGAAGGAAGGTTCAGGTCAGAGAGGATTATTAGATGGTGGTTTGTGGAAGTGTGTTGTATTTGACACGCCTCCTTTCACCATTCACCCACCTCCCTGCATCTcacagtttttgtgtttgaatCATTGGGTTCACCTTGGACCAGTCTTCACAGTGTTGATGCGACTGGTTTGAAAATAGTGGTGGCATCCTGAAACCCTAGAGTGGGCTAATCTCTCTAATGCTCCAGTGCCCTACGAGCCTGGCATGCTAGGCTAACCACCCGGGCGGGACAGCAGTTCTCACCTGCCGAAGCTGGAGCAGGTTCTCCTGCAGCGTGGACTCATAGGACCCGGTCACCTGCTCCATCACTCGCCTGTGGCTGTCCTCGGtgctctgcagctgcagcttgcACTCTTCCAGCTCTTTCTGTGACTGGAGCTGCAGCACGTGCGAGGTCTCGTACTCCTGCCCCAGCTTCCGCTGCATGGTAGAGTCtaccgggggggtgggggggacagagagagctggaCACTCCAAGAACTGCCAGTAAAACATGTCTTCTTGCAAGGTACAGAGACAGAGCATACAAAAAGTGCACAACCTCTGAATACATGCAGACTCATATTTCAAATACGTGAGAAAcatggttgtttttgtttttccatttgaccattaaaaatacacacaagatGCATTAAGTGTATGCATTAAAACACCACAGAGGATGGACACAAGACAGCCAAGGACTTCTATCCACTGGGGTCCTTCAAGTGACTTTTGATGAAGGCAAGGAGGCAAGGCAAGTTTTCACAAAACTAATTGCACTTAAAAATACCACCTAGCATACCAGTGGATGGAAGAGCCTATGggtgttattcattttttaaataactgataATGAGCTCTTACTTAAATCCTGGATCACTCTTGCATGCTCTTCCCCCACTTCTTTCAATAACTTGTCATGTTCCAGCGCCAACTTATGCTTTTCTTCCTTAAGAATCTACAGGGAAATTGTGAGATGATCAagttaacaataataaaaaagattatttgATGGCATTAGTATGGACAGTCTTCTATACAGTAATAGTGCTGTGAGGCTTGATGAAGTCATCTGGTGTTGGCTTTCCAGCTCACGTTGTTCTTTTGCTCCAGGGCCTCTATCTGCTGAGTGAACTCATCGGTCATCTTTTTGAAATGACGCTTGTGCTCCATCTCCATCAGTCGTAGCTGGTACTGCTTCTCTGTGTTCAGCACTTGCACCCTTGCATTCAGTTCCAGCATGCTGCAGTTCTGAAAGAAGGTTTAGAGAGAGACTTGTAGTTCCTTCATTTTATGAAGACATGGAACACTGTATTTACGCATATGGTTGTCAATGCAAATGGCCTATATTGACAAACATGTTCCCCTGTGGTTTAGAGTGAACATATGTACCTTATCCTCCAGGTCAGACTTGGTGATAAGGATCTCCTCCAGGTAGCACATCTTTTTGTCCCTCATCAGACCGTACCTATTCCAGATTATCTTCCAGATGAGCAGAGAGCCGTCCTCTGATATGGTCAACAAGAACTGGTCATCAAATGTAACGGCCATCTGAGGACACAGAATCTCAGCTCAATCTTAACTGAAGCAATCTCACAAATGCAGTGGTCATGTTTATCGTTTGAAAATCAAAGCATCTGCATTTAACTGCAGTCACATAGTTAAAGTGGTTTGAAAGGGAAAAACCAACAATGGCTGATCACCACTTGAAACAGGCTCCCTGCAACACAGCCAGTACACCCAGTGTGGGGGGTGATTGACTGAGTCTGCTTCCTGGGAAATGCAGACCTCTGAAATATAATCATTGGGATGTGACTACTTTCACTGGCTGTTAAAAATCAAAGCTTGTATCCCACCAGCTTTGCTGGATCATGCGTGTACTTCGATTGAGTCATTAAACAGACACGCACCCTGGTGATAGCTCCAGCATGGCCTTTAAACTCAAACAGTTCCTTCTGGTCTGACAGTGGGCAGCTCATGACAGTGACAGAGCCTGCAGACGTGCCACAGAACATCACTTTCCCTTCACGAGACAAGGCCAGAGTGGTGTAGGTCACAGTGTTGGCTGGTACTTCCATGATGATctgtcaaacaaaacaacagcactgACTGGTTTTGCAAACACATTCGGACACACTGATGTCTAGCCAATGGAATACCCAAGGCTGAAATAAGGATAAATAGCAATGTACATGAGATCCTTGGGCTAGGAACATGAATCTAGCTGTTTCAAATTGTCAGAACATCATTAGGACTGAGAAAAAAGAGATAGTACAAAACTGTAATTCATCTATTAAGTTACGTATAACAATGGTTTGTTAGCTATGCTATAATTTAAAGGAAGGCTTTAAGAATAGACACCAAAACACTTGCAAGTGAAGGTTTGTGAGTGAAGTCCATAGTCTTTACTTTTAGTCCCATGTCATGCACAATCTAACGTGATAGATTAATCTATTTTGAAAACATGGAATGCATGCATCACTGAAAGGGGTTTTGCAAAggaaattgtgtttaaaaatctCAATCCATCACTTACATGATGTAATGCAATTTTTCCGCATAAGGGTGACAGGTATTCAGTTGGGCATGTGATACAGAGGTTTCACGTTTTATTTCTAGATGGGGG contains:
- the LOC135241290 gene encoding cilia- and flagella-associated protein 57-like; the protein is MLALAISANRRYLAVSERSEKGTITVYDLLEKKRKRHVLFVEDAPVQEFVSVAFSSDCNYLIGQSGPPDWILFYWTLHKPTVIVKVKSGGLSYPINQVSFCPEDNNQICVCGNGVLKLFKIIAGELRQSSIKKLENMESHNFLSHQWVSARQIIVGTDTGRLMGFESGVLYWETSVMTKPSMLDSERSQETKQEEGVAAHQPRVTTIATYSKGFACSAGPGTVCLFERTDDGDSFRKSREIRIPSDTCSHDPSQAEMQEIVALCISPTETALSVSTDRGQLYSANLISIEMSKAGEPAQFEYLSHAFHWGTITSLSICVHKPLIATSSLDLSVRVWNFKTNTLELYKGFPEEPHSVALHPSGLSIMVAFTKRLSWMNLLIDNFRIFKEFSLRGCTECAFSNGGHMFAAISGATVHIYSTASCENIMDLADHNAMLRYVVWSEDDSKLVSCGTDGVVYTWDTQSGELESECAHKSCLYTNVCISPDGESIFAVGTDCTLKEIQNSQIIMEVPANTVTYTTLALSREGKVMFCGTSAGSVTVMSCPLSDQKELFEFKGHAGAITRMAVTFDDQFLLTISEDGSLLIWKIIWNRYGLMRDKKMCYLEEILITKSDLEDKNCSMLELNARVQVLNTEKQYQLRLMEMEHKRHFKKMTDEFTQQIEALEQKNNILKEEKHKLALEHDKLLKEVGEEHARVIQDLNSTMQRKLGQEYETSHVLQLQSQKELEECKLQLQSTEDSHRRVMEQVTGSYESTLQENLLQLRQCKHNSQQQRMEYELMIKMIEQDADKEILDIRCKYETRLKEEREISTQYKDEAGIMRKKFNCLQKEISDKNKEIERLKAEVKKRLNVISNLEKDILGLEKEIVWRNENIEEKEIHISEMRKRNIDLEKLKYILDHRVKELTTQIEPKEKIIKEMKEQIQQMEGELAVFSKQSSQLEINIAELKLKLNATDKDMRQAMEKACDMSTVVKRFKADLLSCVDFIQDPKKLKESVLELQGRYIEQSDEDVLRQDLGKLKDGRERDEVGRKVVMSLRRKLAKEMESHCTDKFKWMQDDSTLIKELNDLRRELKVSQETVHDYENQLSVYRRTKSYNSFATTLSPEEEAQRIIRLQRAEIKWLRQQILDQTGKCPLRPPHSTNLRPLSN